The Sorangiineae bacterium MSr11954 DNA segment TTGCCTTCTCGTTGGCGCCATGTGCTGTTGGGCTGCAACGCAAAGCGTCGCGCGCTCCAACGCAAGGAGTATTCCGTCGATGTTCGTGCGCATTCCTTCACGAACGATCGGATTGATCATGCTGCACGCGATCCGGAGAGCCTGATCGCGCCGATCACGGTTGTCGGAGGTCTACGCCGGTTCGACGGTGATGGTGACCTTGTCCGGATAGAAAGCCAATCGTTCTTTGATATCCATCACCTCATCGAACGGTGTCTCGTAGCTCCAAACGGCATTGACAACCGGCCGCGTACCTGCCAGCGAAAAATAGGAGGCATCCCCCTTGAATGGGCAGTGGGTGCGATGGTCCGTACGAACCAACCGTTCCATTTTCACATCCTGACGCGGCACGTAATACACCGGAGGGTAATTCGCCTCGCGCAACCGGACGGCGCGCACGGTGTCGGCGAGGATCTCTCCGTCGAAGGCGACCTTGACGCGGTCCTTCACGGGCTCGACGGTGATGCGGTGCTCGGGGTGGGTCTTGTAACCAGGTCCGCTGTTCGACATGGCTACCACCTAGGGTTCCACCCCCGAATTCGCAATCCGCCGAGCCCGTGAACGCGGCTCCTGCAGCTTGACCGCGCGGCGCGCTTTGACCGCGCTGCCTGCGCTTTGCCGGCTCGGGCTCGCGCCTCCTACGTCGCTCTTACGTCGTGGCGGGGCTCGCGCTCGAGCCGTTCGGCGTCAGGGAAGGGTCGACGCGGCCTTGGCGATCGCCGCAGCAAAGGTGCTCACTTGCGCGTAGACGCCGGGCTTCCTCGCCCGCGCGCAGCCCTCACCCCAGCTCACGATGCCGACCTGAACCCACTGGTTGTTCTCGTCGCGACGGACCATCGGCCCGCCCGAGTCGCCTTGGCAGGTGTCGATGCCGCCGCGATCCCAGATGCCCGCGCAGATTTCTGCGTTGGCGATCAAGCTGCTGTACGAGCCGCCGGCCGACTTGCACTGCGCGTCGGTGATGAACGGGACCTCGGCCTTGAGCAGGTAGCGCTGCTGCGCCCCGCCCTCGCGCGCCGCGCCCCAACCAACGACCCCGAAGTTTCCGTTGTCGTATTGGGTGGTGGTCGCGATGGGCAAGGTCACGGCGCCGGGCACCGCGCGCTCGAGCTTGATGAGCGCCCAGTCGCCGCCGGTGCTGGTGTTGTAGGTCGGCGAGCGGTACACGTAGGTCGACCGGGTCTTCACGGCCGCCGGATCTTGGAGATCGATGGCGCCCGAGGTGACCGTGATGCTGGTGTTCGCGCCCGTGCGGCTTACGCAGTGGGCCGCGGTCAAGATGACCTGCGGCGTGTAGAACGCGCCGCCGCAACCCATCGACAGCCGCACCACCCACGGGAACTCACCCTTGGCGGCTGGGGTTCCGCCCACGACCGGCATCTCGGCGATTCCGACCCCGTCCTCTTGCGGATCGGCCCCTTCGACCTCGGTCCCGCACGCGGCGGTGGCCATGCCGAACAAAGAAACGACGAACGAAATGTAGCGGACAAAATTGGTTCGCTTATCCATTTGGAATATTCCTCTCCTCGCAGATTCGCTCTACGGGGGTTTATGTAGATTCCCTACATGATTGAACGACCTGTCGCGCTGCTGATGTATGTGTGTCGACAGACCTCTCGTGTGTGTGTGAGGACGATTACCGAATTGCTCGCGGCTCCATTTCAAGAATGAACAAGTGAGAAATCCGGCTTTCGACGTCGACGCTTCGTTTCGTGGGCGGGCCCGCGTCGGCCGACTACGACGATTTGGGCGGCGGGCATACTACGGATCATTTTCGAAAAAGAAC contains these protein-coding regions:
- a CDS encoding DUF427 domain-containing protein encodes the protein MSNSGPGYKTHPEHRITVEPVKDRVKVAFDGEILADTVRAVRLREANYPPVYYVPRQDVKMERLVRTDHRTHCPFKGDASYFSLAGTRPVVNAVWSYETPFDEVMDIKERLAFYPDKVTITVEPA
- a CDS encoding serine protease, which translates into the protein MDKRTNFVRYISFVVSLFGMATAACGTEVEGADPQEDGVGIAEMPVVGGTPAAKGEFPWVVRLSMGCGGAFYTPQVILTAAHCVSRTGANTSITVTSGAIDLQDPAAVKTRSTYVYRSPTYNTSTGGDWALIKLERAVPGAVTLPIATTTQYDNGNFGVVGWGAAREGGAQQRYLLKAEVPFITDAQCKSAGGSYSSLIANAEICAGIWDRGGIDTCQGDSGGPMVRRDENNQWVQVGIVSWGEGCARARKPGVYAQVSTFAAAIAKAASTLP